Proteins encoded by one window of Methanobacterium sp. CWC-01:
- a CDS encoding PsbP-related protein, with amino-acid sequence MRRYLLLMFTLLAVVMASGCVTDQDDNATKTFNQNNVSFQYPEDWVVVQTTSPNAVAAVADPNSVISNTNSPTTQVVIQKPNVTTATDLQEAYDENYATFFNNTGNQRVSEANITTDKLTAVENIYTSSSSGIEKQYRAVWLEKNSTIYVILCSSKKSDFESLQSKFDIIINSFQAQ; translated from the coding sequence ATGCGGAGATATCTCCTTTTAATGTTTACACTACTGGCCGTGGTAATGGCATCGGGTTGCGTCACAGATCAGGATGATAACGCTACCAAAACTTTCAATCAAAACAATGTCTCCTTCCAGTACCCGGAAGATTGGGTGGTGGTTCAAACCACTTCCCCCAATGCAGTGGCAGCCGTTGCTGACCCGAATAGTGTAATTTCCAACACTAATTCTCCCACCACCCAGGTGGTGATCCAAAAACCGAATGTCACCACGGCGACAGACCTCCAGGAAGCCTATGATGAAAACTACGCCACCTTCTTCAACAATACTGGTAATCAGCGAGTTTCAGAAGCGAATATAACCACTGATAAATTAACTGCTGTGGAAAACATTTACACTTCTTCATCGTCGGGTATTGAAAAACAGTATCGTGCAGTATGGCTGGAGAAAAACAGCACCATCTACGTGATACTGTGCAGTTCCAAAAAATCAGATTTTGAAAGTCTGCAATCCAAGTTTGACATCATAATCAACAGTTTCCAGGCTCAGTAG